The following are encoded in a window of Treponema rectale genomic DNA:
- a CDS encoding NUDIX hydrolase, whose product MNDFKFCPMCGSRNIQTLMNGRKWLCPDCGFDLYNNTASAVGIIIHNSGNEVLFEVRAKEPRKGYLALPGGFTNADESAEQAAERECMEETGLSIKNLTYVCSFPNDYEYKNIHYKTCDLFFSAGMPEQMQLKAQETEVQSFVWKKIKTEDDIQNLPLAFSSAKKSLLCWLQKNA is encoded by the coding sequence ATGAACGACTTCAAATTTTGCCCTATGTGTGGAAGCCGGAATATTCAGACTCTCATGAACGGAAGAAAATGGCTGTGCCCGGACTGCGGTTTTGATCTTTACAACAATACCGCCAGTGCCGTAGGAATAATAATTCATAATTCCGGGAATGAAGTTCTTTTTGAAGTCAGGGCTAAAGAACCCCGCAAAGGTTATCTTGCACTTCCCGGGGGATTTACAAACGCTGACGAAAGTGCAGAACAGGCTGCAGAGCGGGAATGTATGGAAGAAACAGGACTCTCCATAAAAAACCTGACCTACGTCTGCAGTTTTCCAAACGATTATGAATATAAAAACATTCATTACAAAACCTGCGATTTATTTTTTTCAGCAGGCATGCCGGAACAGATGCAGCTGAAAGCACAGGAAACTGAAGTTCAGTCTTTTGTATGGAAAAAAATAAAAACTGAGGATGACATTCAGAATCTTCCTTTAGCATTCAGTTCCGCAAAAAAATCTTTATTATGCTGGTTACAAAAAAATGCTTAA
- a CDS encoding class I adenylate-forming enzyme family protein, whose product MPITKYLEKNAELYANDCALVELNPEMRETRRITWKEYELTQPEPNLPYRREISWHIFNEKANRCAHYLLERGVRKGDKVGILMMNCLEWLPIYFGILKTGALAVPLNFRYASDEIEYCLNLADISVLFFGPEFIGRLEAISEKIMQHRLLIFVGEGIAPTFSESYFMSAMNYSSANLDVEISDDDDGAIYFSSGTTGFPKAILHKHRALMHSAAVEQKHHGQTKDDVFLCIPPLYHTGAKMHWFGSLISGGKAVLLRGTKPETVLKAVSDERCTIVWLLVPWAQDILDALDRGELKISDYHLEQWRLMHIGAQPVPKKLIEDWKKYFPHHDYDTNYGLSESIGPGCVHLGIGNTHKIGAIGIAGYGWQVKIVDEKRKEVAQGQVGELAVKGPGVMVCYYKNPEATAEVMDNDGWLYTGDMAQMDNDGFIYLVDRKKDVIITGGENLYPVQIEDFLHKMEAVKDVAVIGLADKRLGEIAAAVIEVKQGFKCTEEDVNNFCMALPKYKRPRKIIFAPVPRNPTGKIEKPKLREMYRTEDPFASMTSGE is encoded by the coding sequence ATGCCTATTACAAAATATTTGGAAAAAAATGCAGAATTGTATGCAAATGACTGTGCCCTTGTTGAATTAAATCCAGAAATGAGAGAAACAAGGCGTATTACCTGGAAAGAGTATGAATTGACTCAGCCTGAACCTAACTTGCCTTACCGCCGGGAAATAAGCTGGCATATTTTTAATGAAAAGGCAAACCGCTGTGCTCATTATCTTCTTGAGCGCGGGGTCAGGAAAGGAGATAAAGTCGGTATCCTGATGATGAACTGTCTGGAATGGCTTCCGATTTATTTTGGAATATTAAAGACCGGAGCTCTTGCGGTTCCACTTAATTTCAGATATGCATCTGATGAGATTGAATATTGTCTTAATCTTGCAGACATTTCAGTTTTGTTTTTTGGACCTGAGTTTATAGGACGTCTTGAAGCAATTTCTGAAAAAATCATGCAGCACCGCCTTCTTATTTTTGTAGGGGAAGGAATTGCTCCAACTTTTTCGGAAAGCTATTTCATGTCGGCAATGAATTATTCCTCAGCAAATCTTGATGTTGAAATTTCAGATGATGATGACGGTGCGATTTATTTCAGTTCCGGAACAACTGGATTTCCTAAGGCTATTCTTCATAAACACCGCGCCCTGATGCATTCTGCGGCTGTTGAACAGAAACATCACGGTCAGACTAAGGATGATGTTTTTCTTTGTATTCCGCCTCTTTATCATACCGGTGCAAAAATGCACTGGTTCGGTTCGCTTATAAGCGGAGGAAAAGCGGTTCTGCTCAGGGGAACAAAACCTGAAACGGTTTTAAAAGCTGTTTCTGATGAACGCTGTACAATTGTATGGCTTCTTGTTCCGTGGGCACAGGATATTCTTGATGCACTTGACCGCGGAGAATTGAAGATTTCTGATTATCATCTGGAGCAGTGGCGCCTGATGCATATAGGAGCTCAGCCGGTTCCTAAAAAACTGATTGAGGACTGGAAGAAATATTTTCCTCATCATGACTATGATACAAACTATGGTCTTTCTGAAAGTATTGGGCCGGGGTGTGTTCATCTTGGAATTGGCAATACTCATAAAATCGGTGCTATTGGAATTGCCGGATATGGCTGGCAGGTGAAGATTGTAGATGAAAAAAGAAAGGAAGTTGCTCAGGGACAGGTAGGGGAACTTGCCGTTAAGGGACCTGGCGTAATGGTATGCTACTATAAAAATCCTGAAGCTACGGCTGAAGTAATGGATAATGACGGCTGGCTTTATACCGGTGATATGGCTCAGATGGACAATGACGGATTTATTTATCTGGTTGACCGTAAAAAGGATGTAATTATTACCGGCGGAGAAAATCTTTATCCTGTCCAGATTGAAGACTTCCTTCATAAAATGGAAGCTGTAAAGGATGTTGCCGTTATCGGACTTGCTGATAAACGTCTTGGAGAAATTGCTGCAGCTGTTATTGAAGTAAAGCAGGGATTTAAGTGTACTGAAGAAGATGTAAATAATTTCTGTATGGCACTTCCAAAATATAAGAGACCGAGAAAAATTATTTTTGCTCCGGTTCCGAGAAATCCTACCGGAAAGATTGAAAAACCTAAACTCAGGGAGATGTATAGAACTGAAGATCCGTTTGCAAGCATGACAAGCGGTGAGTAA
- a CDS encoding indolepyruvate oxidoreductase subunit beta: MVKNIMIVGVGGQGALLASKTLGQVLLDAGFDVKVSEVHGMSQRGGSVVTYVRYGDKVYSPIVDKGEADFIVSFELLEAARYTEYLKSDGQIVVNTQKIDPMPVITGAAEYPENLEETMKAEGFKVDALDCLTLAQKAGTAKAVNIVLMGRLSKYMDFSEEAWLSAIEKLVKPQFLEVNKAAFKLGRG; encoded by the coding sequence ATGGTAAAAAATATAATGATAGTTGGTGTCGGCGGTCAGGGAGCACTGCTTGCATCTAAAACTTTAGGACAGGTACTGCTCGATGCAGGTTTCGACGTAAAAGTAAGTGAAGTTCACGGAATGAGCCAGAGAGGCGGTTCTGTTGTTACTTACGTACGTTATGGAGACAAAGTATATTCACCTATAGTTGATAAAGGAGAAGCAGACTTTATCGTATCCTTTGAACTTCTTGAAGCAGCCCGCTACACAGAATACTTAAAATCAGACGGACAGATTGTCGTTAACACACAGAAAATTGATCCTATGCCTGTCATCACTGGAGCTGCAGAATACCCGGAAAACCTTGAAGAAACAATGAAAGCTGAAGGTTTTAAGGTTGATGCTTTAGACTGTCTTACTCTTGCACAGAAAGCAGGAACTGCAAAAGCAGTAAACATAGTTCTCATGGGAAGGCTTTCAAAATACATGGATTTTTCAGAAGAAGCCTGGCTGTCTGCAATCGAAAAACTTGTAAAACCGCAGTTTCTTGAGGTTAACAAAGCTGCATTCAAGCTTGGAAGGGGATAA
- the iorA gene encoding indolepyruvate ferredoxin oxidoreductase subunit alpha: MKQLMLGNAAAARGLYEAGCEFISSYPGTPSTEITEEAAKFKELYCEWAPNEKVAMESAFGACLAGRRAFCGMKHVGLNVAADPLYTMSYTGVNAGLVIGVADDPGMHSSQNEQDSRHHAIAAKVPMIEPSDSEDARNFAALAFELSEKFDTPVLYKMCTRVAHSQSITDTAERKVPEHKAYEKNIQKYVMAPANAIRRHPFVEQRMKDIEAWSETSGINRIEKASGSGSEKIFDVPASKIGIITSSTSYQYVKEILGDSVNILKLGMVNPLPANMIRNFAKGLEALIIVEELDPIIEQFCRGLELGIKIYGKDILPICGEFSQNIVAAAFKKEVHSGKKLNINIPVRPPIMCAGCPHRGMFYALNKLKVTVFGDIGCYTLGSVAPLSAMDVTLCMGASFSGLHGWNKSTGADHEKKSVAVIGDSTFMHSGMTGLASIAYNQSNSTVIILDNSITGMTGHQQNPTTGKNLYGDPAGKVNLEALARAMGINRVRVVDPYNMAECEQAVKEEIEVEEPSLIISRRPCALLKEVKHNPPLVVDEAKCRSCKMCMKIGCPAIAMKNGKAKIDSTLCVGCGVCSQMCKFDALKGTSKN, encoded by the coding sequence ATGAAACAATTAATGCTAGGAAATGCCGCAGCAGCCAGAGGTCTTTACGAAGCAGGCTGTGAATTCATTTCAAGTTATCCCGGAACACCAAGTACAGAAATCACAGAAGAAGCTGCAAAATTCAAAGAACTTTACTGTGAATGGGCTCCTAATGAAAAAGTAGCAATGGAATCAGCATTCGGTGCCTGTCTTGCCGGAAGACGTGCTTTCTGCGGAATGAAACACGTAGGACTTAACGTTGCAGCAGATCCTCTTTATACGATGAGCTACACCGGTGTTAATGCAGGTCTCGTCATCGGTGTTGCAGATGATCCGGGAATGCACTCATCTCAGAATGAACAGGACAGCCGCCATCATGCAATAGCAGCAAAAGTTCCTATGATTGAACCAAGCGACTCTGAGGATGCACGTAATTTTGCTGCCCTTGCTTTTGAACTCAGCGAAAAATTCGATACACCTGTTTTATACAAAATGTGTACCCGTGTTGCCCACAGTCAGAGCATCACTGATACAGCAGAACGCAAAGTTCCTGAACACAAAGCTTACGAAAAAAACATTCAGAAATACGTAATGGCTCCTGCAAATGCAATCAGACGTCATCCTTTTGTTGAACAGAGAATGAAGGACATTGAGGCATGGAGCGAAACAAGCGGAATTAACCGCATAGAAAAAGCATCCGGTTCAGGCTCAGAAAAAATATTTGATGTACCTGCTTCAAAAATCGGTATCATTACTTCTTCTACAAGCTATCAGTATGTAAAAGAAATTCTCGGAGACAGCGTAAACATTCTTAAGCTGGGAATGGTTAATCCTCTTCCTGCAAACATGATCCGGAACTTTGCAAAAGGTCTTGAAGCCCTTATCATTGTTGAAGAACTTGATCCGATCATCGAGCAGTTCTGCCGTGGTCTTGAACTTGGAATAAAGATTTACGGAAAAGACATCCTTCCGATATGCGGAGAATTCAGTCAGAATATTGTAGCAGCAGCATTCAAAAAAGAAGTTCATTCAGGAAAAAAACTTAACATAAACATTCCTGTACGCCCTCCGATTATGTGTGCAGGATGTCCTCACCGCGGAATGTTCTATGCACTGAACAAACTTAAAGTAACTGTATTCGGAGACATCGGATGCTACACCTTAGGTTCAGTTGCACCACTTTCAGCAATGGATGTAACCCTCTGTATGGGTGCTTCATTCTCAGGACTTCACGGATGGAATAAATCAACCGGAGCAGATCATGAGAAAAAATCAGTTGCCGTAATCGGAGACTCAACCTTCATGCATTCCGGAATGACAGGTCTTGCAAGCATTGCCTACAACCAGTCAAACTCAACAGTTATCATTCTCGACAATTCAATAACCGGTATGACAGGTCATCAGCAGAATCCTACAACCGGAAAAAATCTTTACGGAGATCCGGCAGGCAAAGTAAATCTTGAAGCTCTTGCCCGTGCAATGGGAATCAACAGAGTCCGTGTAGTAGATCCATACAACATGGCTGAATGTGAACAGGCCGTAAAAGAAGAAATTGAAGTTGAAGAACCAAGCCTTATCATAAGCCGAAGACCATGTGCCCTTCTTAAAGAAGTAAAACACAATCCGCCCCTTGTTGTTGATGAAGCAAAGTGCCGTTCCTGCAAAATGTGTATGAAAATAGGCTGTCCTGCCATCGCAATGAAAAACGGAAAAGCAAAAATTGACAGCACTCTCTGTGTAGGCTGCGGCGTATGTTCACAGATGTGTAAATTCGATGCATTAAAAGGCACCTCAAAAAACTAA
- the asnB gene encoding asparagine synthase B, translating into MCGFVGAFDLNSGGKPLAEGLRDELRVHVLEMSKRIRHRGPDWSGVYTGENAILSHERLSIVDPLSGKQPLVSDDGKIILAANGEIYNHKKIREAIGDKYHFRTGSDCEVIIPLYKECIQNGFDFSSMIEKLSGIFAFALYDSERDVYLVARDEIGVIPLYQGWDKNGHYYVASELKALEGECVTIEEFPNGCYLWSGEKNSSPVKWYYRDWESYEAVKNNQCAADKKGRVINPEVIEKVRNGLESAVKAQLMSDVPYGVLLSGGLDSSIIAAITQKYSKKRIESDSKESAWWPQLHSFAVGLEGSPDLVAAKKAADYIGTVHHEVHFTIQEALDALPDVIYHIETYDITTVRASTPMYLLARVIKSMGIKMVLSGEGSDELFGGYLYFHKAPNAEEFHEELVRKMSKLHLYDCLRANKSLMAWGVEGRVPFLDKDFIDIAMRLNPEDKMNIILLSDGSEKNGGTHQRMEKWILRKAFEDMLPEDICWRQKEQFSDGVGYNWIDTLKRITEEKVSDAEFARRENRFPVNPPKTKEEYYYREIYSRLFPSDSAAKCVPHEAGVACSTAKALEWDAAWKNMDEPSGRAINGVHNDSYK; encoded by the coding sequence ATGTGTGGATTTGTAGGTGCATTTGATTTAAATTCCGGCGGTAAGCCGCTTGCAGAAGGTCTTCGTGATGAACTTCGCGTTCACGTACTTGAAATGTCTAAAAGGATTCGTCATCGTGGTCCGGACTGGAGCGGTGTATATACTGGAGAAAATGCGATACTCAGTCATGAAAGGCTTAGTATTGTAGATCCACTTTCCGGTAAACAGCCTCTTGTGAGTGATGATGGAAAAATCATTCTTGCGGCAAATGGTGAAATTTATAATCACAAGAAAATCCGTGAAGCTATAGGAGATAAGTATCACTTCAGGACAGGAAGTGACTGTGAAGTTATTATTCCTCTTTATAAAGAATGTATTCAGAATGGCTTTGATTTTTCTTCAATGATTGAAAAGCTTTCCGGTATTTTTGCCTTTGCACTTTATGACAGCGAGCGGGATGTTTATCTGGTTGCCCGTGATGAGATTGGTGTAATTCCTTTATATCAGGGTTGGGATAAAAACGGTCATTATTATGTTGCCAGTGAACTGAAAGCTCTGGAAGGTGAATGTGTTACTATCGAAGAATTTCCAAACGGATGCTATTTGTGGTCAGGAGAAAAGAATTCTTCTCCGGTGAAGTGGTATTATCGTGACTGGGAAAGTTATGAGGCTGTAAAGAATAATCAGTGTGCTGCGGATAAAAAGGGCAGGGTAATTAATCCTGAGGTTATTGAAAAAGTAAGAAATGGTCTTGAAAGTGCAGTTAAGGCTCAGCTTATGAGTGACGTTCCTTATGGAGTTCTTCTTTCCGGCGGACTTGATTCTTCGATTATTGCGGCAATAACACAGAAGTATTCGAAGAAAAGAATTGAAAGTGACAGTAAGGAAAGTGCCTGGTGGCCGCAGTTGCATTCTTTTGCGGTAGGTCTTGAAGGAAGTCCTGATCTGGTTGCTGCAAAAAAAGCTGCTGATTATATCGGTACGGTTCATCATGAAGTTCACTTTACTATACAGGAAGCTTTGGATGCATTGCCGGATGTAATTTATCATATTGAAACTTATGACATTACAACAGTGCGTGCAAGTACTCCGATGTACCTGCTTGCCAGAGTTATAAAATCCATGGGAATAAAAATGGTTCTTTCCGGTGAAGGCAGTGATGAACTTTTTGGCGGTTATCTTTATTTTCATAAGGCTCCGAATGCTGAAGAGTTTCATGAAGAGCTTGTTAGAAAAATGAGTAAGCTTCATCTTTATGACTGTCTGCGTGCAAATAAATCCCTTATGGCCTGGGGAGTTGAAGGCCGCGTTCCGTTCCTTGATAAAGATTTTATTGATATTGCAATGAGACTGAATCCTGAAGACAAAATGAATATTATTTTACTTTCTGATGGTTCTGAAAAAAATGGCGGTACTCATCAGAGAATGGAGAAGTGGATTTTACGAAAGGCTTTTGAGGATATGCTTCCTGAAGATATCTGCTGGAGGCAGAAGGAACAGTTTTCTGATGGAGTAGGCTATAACTGGATTGATACCTTAAAACGCATTACGGAAGAAAAAGTAAGTGATGCAGAATTTGCCCGCCGTGAAAATCGTTTTCCTGTAAATCCTCCTAAGACAAAAGAAGAGTATTATTACAGAGAGATTTACAGCAGACTGTTTCCTAGTGACAGTGCTGCAAAATGCGTTCCTCATGAAGCCGGGGTTGCCTGCTCTACGGCGAAGGCACTGGAGTGGGATGCAGCATGGAAGAATATGGATGAACCAAGTGGTCGCGCAATAAACGGAGTACATAATGATTCCTATAAATGA
- a CDS encoding carbamoyl phosphate synthase small subunit has translation MIPINDKAYLILADGTVFEGAAAGVKGKIVGETVFTTGMTGYLETLTDPSYFGQIVTQTFPLIGNYGVIPEDFESKKSYVRGYIVRELCDGPSNFRCESSLNEFLKKQNITAICGIDTRALTKKLRESGVMNGMILSGADMLELLLPDGNLDETKLEECLEEIRKYKIVDAVKNVQSVSDCKCEAGKGKRVVLFDFGAKANIQRELEKRGCSVITVPYDTSAEKIIELNPDGIMLSNGPGDPAENVGVIKEIKKICDYGKIPVFGICLGHQMLALARGAETCRLKYGHRGGNHPVKDVKTGRIYITSQNHGYAVKTESLPSFAKETFVNLNDGTCEGVEYTDIPAFSVQFHPEACGGPHDTNFLFDRFLRII, from the coding sequence ATGATTCCTATAAATGATAAAGCTTATCTTATACTTGCAGACGGAACTGTATTTGAAGGTGCAGCTGCCGGTGTAAAGGGAAAGATTGTTGGAGAAACTGTATTTACGACAGGTATGACCGGGTATCTTGAAACTCTTACGGATCCAAGTTATTTCGGTCAGATAGTTACGCAGACATTTCCGCTGATTGGAAATTATGGTGTAATCCCGGAAGATTTTGAAAGTAAAAAATCATACGTCCGCGGTTATATCGTGCGGGAACTTTGTGATGGTCCAAGTAATTTTAGATGTGAATCCAGCCTGAATGAATTTTTGAAAAAGCAGAATATTACTGCTATCTGCGGAATTGATACCCGTGCCCTTACGAAAAAACTTCGGGAGAGCGGAGTTATGAATGGAATGATTTTAAGCGGTGCAGATATGCTTGAACTTCTTCTGCCGGATGGTAATTTAGATGAAACTAAACTGGAAGAATGTCTTGAAGAAATCAGGAAGTATAAAATTGTTGATGCTGTAAAAAACGTGCAGTCTGTTTCTGACTGCAAATGTGAAGCAGGTAAGGGTAAAAGAGTTGTACTTTTTGATTTCGGGGCAAAAGCAAATATTCAGCGGGAACTTGAAAAAAGAGGCTGCAGCGTCATTACGGTTCCTTATGATACTTCCGCAGAAAAAATAATTGAATTGAATCCGGATGGAATTATGCTCAGTAACGGACCGGGAGATCCTGCAGAGAATGTCGGCGTAATTAAAGAAATAAAAAAAATTTGTGATTATGGAAAGATTCCTGTTTTTGGAATCTGTCTTGGTCATCAGATGCTGGCTTTAGCCAGGGGTGCTGAAACCTGCAGGCTTAAATATGGACACAGAGGTGGCAATCATCCTGTAAAAGACGTGAAGACCGGACGTATTTATATTACCAGTCAGAATCACGGATATGCTGTAAAAACAGAGTCGCTGCCTTCGTTTGCAAAAGAAACTTTTGTAAATCTAAATGATGGAACTTGTGAAGGCGTGGAGTATACCGATATTCCGGCATTTAGCGTTCAGTTTCATCCTGAAGCATGCGGTGGTCCTCATGATACAAATTTTTTGTTTGACAGGTTTTTAAGGATTATTTAA